TGATATCACAGTTAAGAATGCAATTTGATAATATTTCCATGTCAGAGATGTTTGtgcaacaacacagcacagtagGCCAGTAAATCACTGTTCCCATTACCTCATTTTTCTGCAGGTCTAGGGTAGTGAGGTGGGAGTTTTGCTTTCAGATCTTGCCCTACAATTTCCAATATTGGCATTGTAACACAACTTGTGTTCTATGGTCTCTGTTGGTctatgtgtgtatttaaagaATTTGAATGATTAAGACTATTGGCTTTTCCACATCAGATGAAAGTTTATTCTTCTGCCAGTTGGTGCAATTCTTGATTTGGATTAGACTAGTTTTTTGCACTGCAAATTgagtttatgtatatatatatatatatttatatatatatatttttttcttttccagaaatGAATGATGTCCTGTTTCAATACTTCTGCACTTTCTTGCTCAGCATGAATTTGCTTCAGTAAAGGACAGACATTCCACAAATAGAAAAGTTAAGTGCTGAAACAGATGATTATATAAGAATATGGCATCCAGAAGCAATTCCAGGACTCAGCGAACATCATCTGGTGTCCTCCCCATGAACACAtctcacagacaaacacagaaatTTAGCAAGGGAAGAAATCACTACTGCTTGGAGTGTGGAAAGAATTTTACTGTACGGAGTGCTCTCAAAATACACCAGCGAATTCACACCTCAGAGAAACCATACCAttgttcagagtgtggacagagttttaaTGTACAGAGTGCTCTCCAAAagcaccagcgcattcacacaggagagaagccgtatcactgctcagagtgtgggaagagttttactcagAAAAGTAATCTACAAAaccaccagcgcattcacacaggagagaaaccgtatcactgttcagagtgtggacagagttttaaTCGACACCGTACTCTCCAGGATCACCAGCGCacccacacaggagagaaaccttactactgctcagagtgtggacagagttttacagtacagagtgctctcaaaacacaccagcgaattcacacaggagagaagccgtattactgctcagagtgtgggaagagttttactcaaaAGAGCaatctccaaaaccaccagcgcattcacacaggagagaaaccgtatcactgctcagagtgtgggaagagttttactgaacagagtaatctccaaaaacaccagcgcatccacacaggagaaaaaccgtatcactgctcagagtgtggacagagttttactGGACAGAGTTCTCTCAAAACACACAAGCGGactcacacaggagagaagccgtatcactgctcagagtgtggacagagttttacAGTACAGAGTTCTCTCAAAACACACAAGCGGACTCACACAGGAGAGCAACCATATcgctgctcagagtgtggacagagtttcAGGCATTCAAAGACTGTAAAGACACATAAGTGCACTAAGAGCTGTGGTGGAAATCAGCAGTAAGGAGTTAACCGTAATACATTCTGGATATACAGTACATGTCTGCAGGAAATTATGATTTGGCGATTCTGTATTTGGGGAAAACCACCTCTTGTTGTTTCACGCATGTTTTAAGGTGTATGCATAAAATGCAATAGAATTGCCTGAGCTGAACACCAAGTCAAGCCTAAAGCAGTGATACTGCATATTCTGCTCAAACTGAGTTTCATTTGTATTACATGTGATCGAGAAGCCCTACATTCACCTATCAGTGGCCTTTTACTTTCTAATTTAATAGATCTAAGCTATAATAAAGATTATAGTGTTTCTAATGCGATAGTGAATGTTTTCACACACATTTGACTGTGTGCTTGGCACTTTAtccttctctttatctctctcagcCTGCTGATTTATTTAAGCTTTTGTTAAGCCTTTGCATGTGAGGTAATGTATGTACTTATGAACGTGTTAAGattatgttgtttatgtttgttatgtTGTTAAGATTATGTTAAGATGATTCTTTTCCTATTAAATTTTATGATTagtctttttttaattcattgtgtAGTGAAGAATTGGCCCATGTTACTGTCACACTGCaagctttgtttatttaaaccaCCACCCTCTACGGAGGACACATGGGAACCAGTAAGTTTGCGTACAGGCAGTCAGGAGAATAAAGGCAACAACTTCTACAACTATTAATGAGAGGATTATTTACTCTTTACATATTCTTTTTCATAAGTAGAATGTATTTGTATAAGAAATTATGTGAACTGTAGTAACATGATATCATCCATATGTCAAAGTACAGTGTATCCAGAAAATATTCATAGTGCTTTCCTGCATTTTATGTCTCGACCTTTTTgcaaaatggattaaattcagtttttctctcaaaattctacacagtACCCCATGACAAAGTGAaaaattctgtttgaaaaaaaaaaatcacatctaCATTAGTATTCACAGCCTTGAACATGACACTCAAAATTGAGCttaggtgcatcctgtttcatCCTTAAGTTGTTTTGACAACTTGattggagtccacctgtggtaaATCCAGCTGATTgaacatgatttggaaaggcacaatGGTCCCATAGTTGACAGTACATGTCAGAGCACAAACCAAGCCATGAAGTCCagggaattgtctgtagacctcccgAGACAGGATTGTATCGAGGCACAACCATTTTTGCAGCACTCTACGAATCAGGCCTGTAAGTTAGAGTGGCCAGATGGAAGACACTCCTCAGTAAAAGGCACAAGACAGCCCGCTTGGAGTTTGccaaaaggcacctgaaggactctcacatcatgagaaacaaaattctctgatCTGATGAAACAAAGATCGAACTCTTTGGCCTGAATGCCAAGCGTCATATCTGGAGAAAACCAGGCACTACTCAACACctggccaataccatccctacagtgaagcgtggtggtggcagcatcatgttgttgggttgtttttcagcagcaggaactgggaGACTAGTCAGGGtcgagggaaagatgaatgcagcaatgtacagagacatccatgaaaaaaacctgctccagagcgctctggacctcagactggggcaaAGATTcatcttccaacaggacaacgaccctaagcaTACAGCCAAGAtgacaaaggagtggcttcagAACAAGTCTGTGAATGTGCttgagtggcccagccagagcccagacttgaacccaattgaacatctctggagagaacTAAAAATGGCTGTGCACCTATGTTCATATtgcaacctgatggagcttgagAGGTTTTGCAAAGAAGAATGAGAGAAACTGCCCAAAattaggtgtgccaagcttgtagcATCATAGTCAAAAAGACTTGAtgctgtaattattattatatttttgtattatgTGTAGAATTGTGAGGGAAATAATTAATccattttggaataaggctgttaCATAAGAAAATGTGGGAAAAGTAAAGCGCtatgaatactttccggatgcactgtaattGCCCTCCTACaccagtaacaactgcaattagATGCTTGTGGTGACTTACAGTGAGTGTTTTAcagctgtggaggaattctggcccactcttctttggGGTCTCGTTACATCTGGTGTAAAAATTAAGCCAACATTCCATAATAAGAACATGAAATATGGAGGTAGTGGTGTGAAGGTGTGGGCATAGTTTGCTGCTTCAGGGCCTGAGTGACTAAATTCAGATTTGACAGAATCATGAACTCTGATTTTCAAAACCGCAAAATCCTGCAGGAAAATGTGCAGTCATGAATCATGATTTAAAGCTTAAGCATATTTGGAACTTAACATTCTCCTAAAAACAGAAACTCAGGGTCACCCTGAGATTGATTCGAACTGTGGAACTACAGGTTTTAAAGCTGCCATGAGGTAAACCAGGAAGATGGATGTTCGCAATCCCCTGATTATTAATATTGTGTACCTGTGTTTGTTGTTATATGACTCTTTTAGCCTAGTATTTAAGCCCAAGCTTTAGTCATAGtcattgtgaggtattgcttctttctGAACACACTAAGCACTTACTGATCTGTTGGTTACTGCCTGTTATGACtcattctttgtttttctgagctTGTCTTTTGCTTGTTCCTTATTTGTAGCTTTGCCGGCTGGTTTTTTGGATTAACCGTATTTATGtaagtttctccatttttatttgtctgtaTCATCACTTTGTAGAGGAAAATAGTTTCTGCTTTGGAGTCTTGTTTCTTCTCAAAATGTGTACCTAATCGTATGTCCTGGAGCCCTGAATAGGAATTAAACATGTTGTAATTAGTAGTGTGCAAATTTTGAGTcagtttattgtgtttttgttccgTTCGACATCAGAGTATATTTCACAAAATTTGGTGAAGCTGGCTTTTGCTGTGCCTAAATGCCATCTGTCCCTCCTGTTTCCTCCTTTCTGCAGATTGTCTGGTTGTATGGTTACAGATGAAGGCAATTCTTCActggcttcagctctgaaatTAAACCCTCCCACCTCAGAGAATTGGATCTGACCTATAATCATCCTGGAGAGTCTAGAGTAATGTTGCTGTCTGAGCTACTTAAGGATCCAGATTGCACTGGAGAAACTACAGTGAGTTACTGACTTACTGTCTATATACAGACTGACTATAAATATATACGTTGCTGATTAATGTTTTAGTGTGGATGTGCTTGTCTTTGAATTGTTCCTTTGAACATGGCACTGAGATCCAGAGCTTGGTAGTTTGGGAAAGGTTTTTTGAGATTCATTGTGAAAAAACGGacaattttttaattaatgtttaacatatttaacatattattgTTGTAAAGTGCACACTgcatcctttttttaaaaatttggatcacctgaaacattaaaataaaaaaagatttagcCCAGCTGCAGTAGTTATGTTATGCTATTTGTTATATTTGCTATCAAATTAATATTAACATTAGTTCAAACTTTTGTTATCTAATCGTAACACTATAAACTGCATGACAAAGTTCACTGTTAACTGGCTTATTGATGCCAAAATATCACTGTTAACTACAACATAGAAATCAGTAGATACATCAGGCAGTATGATGTCTGATTAGCTATATAAGTAGCTGATCGTCCTGTTAGCTGGAGTTTGAGTGTAGACATAATTTTACAACATATTTTTAATGGAAACTTTTTCAGGAATCAGGGAGGACCAAAGAGCAAGAGAATCAGAGAGACAaacttagagagagagagagtgtacgTAGGTTTCAACGTTTTTTTTCAGATGAAACTAaaatgggtaacactttataataaagcccatttccaaaaaagtggggAGACTGTGCAGAGTGTAAATCAATATACagtgcaatgatatgcaaaccATGTAAGCCataattttaaaggaaaatactacaaagacaacatatcaaatgttgaaactgagaaatgttcgtttttttttattttcttcccattttgaattttctgccaacaacacattctaaaaaagttgggacgtggtcatgtttaccactgtgtttcatcacctcttcttttaacaacactctgtaagcatgtGGGAACTGATGAGACACTGTTGTAGTTTACAAAGTGAAATTTTTTTGTGACGGTCCGATGAAAGTGACACGTTGGTATGTTTCAGGTTAGGGTGCAAAAGTCTGTGTTTATTGAATCCCAGTGAAGaaaccaacaaaaaataaaaacacaatttatcCATTGCTATATGCAACTTATAAAGCAAAAATAATATCGTGTAAAAATGCTCTGGAATGTACACATTTACCAATAGGTTACTAGAGTAACTTTAAATGTAACTAAGCAAATTTGAATTATTACTGCCTCTCTCTGAGCTATACAAACTGACGGACTATGTTTTGTGTTAAATTATAAAaccatgttttattgttatatttttcaaTGTCATAACCTTGGTGCACTATGAACaatcttttaattttaattttgaggCAGCTTTCAATTGTTACAGCTACCTAAATGCTTCAACTGACTGATTCTGCTGCTCACTAGCACAGCATCTCCATGGCTGCTGGGATGAAacagctgtccagatgtgaagctgggcggtcactgtgtttacagggCGCTGCTGTGGtgagacagctgtccagatgtgaagctgggcggtcactgtgtttacagggcgctgctggggtgagacagctgtccagatgtgaagctgggcggtcactgtgtttacagggcgctgctgggatgagacagctgtccagatgtgaagctgggcggtcactgtgtttacagtgcgctGATGGATGCAGGTGCTAAGCGACATCTGACGCAGCCGCGAAGCAAAAACAGACAAGCTGCCAACGCTAGCTAACTTACAAACGCTAACGTAACGCTGCCTTCACTCGGCAGATCGAACCAGAAAATTGGGAAAAATTGTTTACTCCAACTGTCTGTTAGTGAGGTTGCTTATGAAATTTGGTCACTACTGACCTTTTAATAGCGGATTCTGACCCTTTCAGTCGGAACTCCAGTTGCCTCGGTTCTGGGAGCTGAAAAGGTCCCCCGACAGGCGGCGCTGTCTTAGTAAAGAATGTAAGAGACTGGACGAGGTTTAACATTCGCTAAACAAACACGATAAATCGCGTTTTGCATTTGGCTTGAAATAGAACACCGGAGAGCGCTCGCGCTTCAAAGCAGAACATCCAAGAGGTGGAGTCCCGatctctgattggtctaaactCCCGCCAGTCATTTGTTTGTCCTCTCATAGACCTGTCATTAACCGAGGTAAATCTGCAAGAGCTGAGTGGAATATGTTATTAACTAAGGTAAATCTACacgagctgagtgaaatatgttattaactgaggtaaatctgtaggagctgagtgaaatatgttattaacggaggtaaatgtgccatagctgagtgaaatctgtcattaactgaatgaaatatgttattaactgaggtaaatgtgcagaagctgagtgaaatctgtcattaactgaatgaaatatgttattaactgaggtaaatctgcaggagctgagtgaaatatgttattaactgaggtaaatgtgccatagctgagtgaaatctgtcattaactgagtgaaatatgttattaactgaggtacatgtgccatagctgagtgaaatctgtcattaactgagtgaaatgttattaactgaggtaaatcggcagaagctgagtgacatataccattaactgaggtaaatgtgcagaagctgagtggaatctgtcattaactgagtgaaatatgttattaactgaggtaaatctgcagaagctgagtgacatATACCATTAACaggtaaatgtgcagaagctgagtggaatctgtcattaactgagtgaaatatgttattaactgaggtaaatctgccatagctgagtgaaatctgtcattaactgagtgaaatatgttattaacttaggtaaatctgcagaagctgagtgaaatatggcattaaataaggtaaatctgcagaagcccagtgaaatatgttattgactggggtaaatgtgccatagctgagtgaaatctgtcattaacggagtgaaatatgttattaactgaggtaaatctgccatagctgagtgaactctgtcatt
This Pygocentrus nattereri isolate fPygNat1 chromosome 22, fPygNat1.pri, whole genome shotgun sequence DNA region includes the following protein-coding sequences:
- the LOC108415836 gene encoding gastrula zinc finger protein XlCGF7.1-like isoform X1, giving the protein MASRSNSRTQRTSSGVLPMNTSHRQTQKFSKGRNHYCLECGKNFTVRSALKIHQRIHTSEKPYHCSECGQSFNVQSALQKHQRIHTGEKPYHCSECGKSFTQKSNLQNHQRIHTGEKPYHCSECGQSFNRHRTLQDHQRTHTGEKPYYCSECGQSFTVQSALKTHQRIHTGEKPYYCSECGKSFTQKSNLQNHQRIHTGEKPYHCSECGKSFTEQSNLQKHQRIHTGEKPYHCSECGQSFTGQSSLKTHKRTHTGEKPYHCSECGQSFTVQSSLKTHKRTHTGEQPYRCSECGQSFRHSKTVKTHKCTKSCGGNQQ